AAATCGGTGGCGGTGGACGCGATTTTCGACTCCGTTTCCGTGGCGACTACATACCGGCATGAACTGGCTGAGCAGGGCATTATTTTCTGTTCGTTCAGCGAGGCGATTCAGGAGCATCCTGATTTGGTTCGTCAGTATCTCGGGTCTGTGGTGCCGTCGAATGACAACTTTTTTGCGGCATTGAATGCGGCGGTCGCTTCCGACGGCACCTTTGTTTATGTGCCGAAAGGCGTGCGCTGCCCGATGGAGCTGTCGACCTATTTCCGCATTAACGCCGCGAAAACCGGACAGTTCGAGCGCACCATCCTGATTGCTGATGATGATAGCTACGTCAGTTATATCGAAGGGTGTTCGGCTCCGGTTCGCGACAGCTACCAGCTTCACGCCGCGGTGGTGGAAGTGATCGTCAATAAAAACGCAGAAGTGAAATATTCCACCGTGCAGAACTGGTTCGCCGGGAAAGAAGCGGAAGGCGGGATCCTGAACTTCGTGACCAAGCGTGCGTTGTGCGCCGGTGAAAATTCGAAAATGTCGTGGACGCAGTCAGAAACCGGTTCGGCCATCACCTGGAAATATCCCAGCGTGATCCTGCGCGGCGACAATTCAGTCGGCGAATTTTTCTCCGTCGCGCTGACCAATGGCCGTCAACAGGCGGATACCGGGACCAAGATGATCCATATCGGTAAGAACACCCGTTCGACCATTATTTCCAAAGGGATTTCCGCCGGACACAGTGAAAACACCTATCGTGGACTGGTGAAAATTATGCCGAGCGCCACCAACGCCCGTAATTTCACCCAGTGCGATTCCATGCTGATCGGCAGCAATTGCGGCGCGCATACCTTCCCCTATGTGGAAGTACGCAACAATACCGCCCAGTTGGAGCATGAAGCGACCACCTCGAAGATCGGCGAAGATCAGCTCTTTTACTGCTTACAGCGCGGCATCAGCGAAGATGATGCGATCTCGATGATTGTCAACGGATTCTGTAAGGATGTGTTCTCTGAGCTACCGCTGGAATTTGCGGTAGAGGCGCAAAAGTTACTGGCGATTAGCCTGGAACATAGTGTGGGTTAATTCGTCGGTTGCCGATGTTTCTAATCGGTCACGAAAATGATGAGCGTCACAAGGTGCATGACGCCTGAAGGATAGAGCATGTTAAGTATTGAAAATTTGAAAGTCAGCGTAGAAGGCAAAGAGATCATTAAGGGACTTAACCTCACGGTTAAACCAGGTGAAGTGCATGCCATCATGGGACCGAACGGTTCAGGGAAAAGTACGCTCTCCGCCACGCTGGCCGGACGCGAAGAATATGAAGTCACCGACGGTTCGGTGAGCTTTAAAGGCAAGGATTTGCTGGAGTTGGATCCTGAAGACCGCGCCGGGGAAGGCATCTTCATGGCGTTTCAGTATCCGGTGGAGATTCCCGGCGTCAGCAACCAGTTTTTCCTGCAAACCGCGGTTAATGCGGTGCGTAAATATCGGGAATTAGAGCCGCTGGACCGTTTTGACTTTGCTGATTTTATCGAAGATAAAATCAAGCTGCTGAATATGCCGGCGGATTTGTTGACGCGTTCGGTGAACGTCGGCTTCTCCGGCGGTGAGAAAAAGCGTAACGATATCCTGCAAATGGCGGCGCTTGAGCCGGATTTATGCATTCTGGATGAAACCGATTCCGGTCTCGATATCGATGCGTTGAAAGTCGTCGCCAATGGCGTTAACTCGCTGCGCGACCAGAAACGCTCATTTATCATTGTGACGCACTACCAGCGTATTCTGGACTATATCAAGCCAGATTATGTTCACGTTCTGTACCAGGGGCGCATCGTTAAATCCGGTGACTTCTCGCTGGTGAAACAGTTGGAGGAGCAAGGCTATGGCTGGCTTACCGACCAACAATAAAGCGACTGCCGCTAAAATCAGCGCTGAACAGAAACAGGAAAAAGCCTTACAGCAATGGCACAACCTGTTTGAAACCTATAGCGCCAAGCGTTCGGCGGACGCGCATCGGCACTGGCAGGAAGTTCTGCGTCTGGGGTTGCCGCATCGCAAACATGAGCACTGGAAATACACGCCGCTGGATGGTCTGCTGACGCATGAGTTCGTCGCCGCCAGGGCGCAGGTTGATAAAACAACGCTGAATGCGCTGGCGCTGCCGATCGACAGCTGGCGTCTGGTGTTTATTGACGGCGAATTCAGCGCGGAACTCAGCGATGCCGAATGGGGGCCGTACCAGGTTGATATCAACGCGCGTAATCACGATGAATTTCCGGTGGCAATCCAGCCTGAGGTGTTTTTGCACCTGACGGAAAGCCTGGCCGTCGAACGCACGCTGATTCGTTTGGCTGCCGGCGTGCAGGCGGAAAAACCGCTGTATCTGCTGCATATCAGCAGCGGTCAGGCCCAGGCGTCGTCTCTGAATACCGTACATCATCGCCACCATTTGCATATTGAACGCGGCGCCTGCGCGCAGATTATTGAACATTACGTCAGTCTGGACGAACAGGCGCATTTTACCGGCGCGCGATTGACGATTAACGCGGGTGAAAACAGCCAGATCGGCCATATCAAACTGGCATTTGAAGCGGCGGCCAGCTATCACTTCGCTCATAATGACCTGGTGCTGGCGCGTGATGCGCGGGTTCGCAGCCAGAGCTTTTTGCTGGGCGCGGGTTTGACCCGGCATAACACCAGCGCCCAGCTCAACGGCGAAGGCACCAACCTGGTGATGAACAGTCTCATTATGCCGATCGGCAGCGAGGTCTGTGATACCCGCACCTATCTGGAACATAACCAGGGGTTTGGCGAAAGCCGCCAACTGCATAAAACCATCGTTAACGATCGGGCTAAGGCCGTGTTTAACGGCATGATAAAAGTGTCCCCCGACGCGTTGAAAACCGACGGTCAGATGACCAACAATAACCTGTTGTTAGGCCGGCTGGCCGAAGTCGATACCAAGCCGCAGTTGGAAATTTACGCCGACGATGTGAAGTGCAGTCATGGCGCCACGATCGGCCGCATCGACGAAGAGCAACTGTTCTATTTGCGTTCGCGCGGCATCGGTCAGCATGATGCGCAGCAGATGATCATCTTTGCTTTTGCCGCTGAATTAACAGAAGCCATTGCCGACGAGTCGTTAAGAGACGTGATATTGCAACGTATTGCGCAACGTTTGCCGAACGCACAGGCGGATTTAGTGAAGGCTGAATTATGAGTTATCCAATCGAACGGGTTCGGGCTGATTTTCCTCTGCTGTCAACAGAAGTGAATGGTCAGCCGCTGGCTTACCTGGACAGCGCCGCCAGCGCACAAAAACCGCAGGCGGTGATCGATCGCGAGCTGGCTTTTTACCAACACGAGTATGCGGCCGTACATCGCGGCATTCATACGCTGAGCGCGCAGGCCACCAGCGCGATGGAAGCGGTGCGCGAGCAGGTCGCCGCTTTCATTAACGCCGCGTCGGCAGAAGAGATCGTATTTGTGCGCGGCTCGACGGAAGCCATCAATCTGGTCGCCAATAGCTATGGGCGGACTTTCCTGGCGCCCGGCGATAATCTTATCATTACCGAGATGGAGCATCATGCCAATATCGTTCCCTGGCAGATGCTGGCGCAAGCGCGGGACATTGAAATCCGCGTGCTGCCTATGACATCAGACGGTACGCTGGATTTGAGCAAACTCCCGGCCTTGCTGGATGAGCGTACCCGGCTGTTGGCGGTAACCCAGATTTCAAACGTATTGGGCACGCTGAACCCGGTTAAAGAGATTATCGCGCAGGCGAAAGCGGCCGGCGCCGTCGTTCTGGTGGACGGCGCTCAGGCGATTATGCATCAACCGGTTGATGTGCAGGCGCTGGACTGTGACTTTTATGTCTTTTCCGGTCACAAGATCTATGGTCCTTCAGGGATCGGCGTCCTGTATGGCAAAAGCGCGCTGTTACAGGCAATGCCGCCGTGGGAAGGCGGCGGAGCGATGATCCGCGAAGTGAGCCTGCTGAACGGCACCACCTACGCCGATGCGCCGTGGCGCTTTGAAGCCGGTTCGCCGAATACCGCCGGGATCATGGGGCTGGGCGCGGCGCTGAGCTACGTTAGCGAACTGGGGCGCGAAGCGATCCAGCGTTATGAAACATCGCTGATGAGCTATGCGCTGGAAGCGTTGTCGCAGGTTCCCGATTTGACGCTGTACGGCCCCGCGGAGCGGCATGGCGTCATCGCTTTTAACCTTGGGCAGCATCATGCCTATGATGTCGGCAGTTTCCTCGATCAGTATGGCATTGCCATTCGCACCGGCCACCATTGCGCCATGCCGCTGATGGAACACTATCGTGTTTCCAGTATGTGCCGCGCCTCGCTGGCCGTTTATACTACACGCGAAGAAATTGACCGGCTGGTTGCCGGTTTGCAACGTGTCCATCGATTACTGGGCAACTAAGCGTTATTTTTGTTGCCTGGGGAGGAAAAAATGGCAAGTCTGCCGGAACCGCAGAAATTAGTCCGTAATTTTTCGCGCTGTCATAATTGGGAAGAGAAATACCTTTATATCATTGAGTTGGGCGCC
This window of the Brenneria goodwinii genome carries:
- the sufD gene encoding Fe-S cluster assembly protein SufD, yielding MAGLPTNNKATAAKISAEQKQEKALQQWHNLFETYSAKRSADAHRHWQEVLRLGLPHRKHEHWKYTPLDGLLTHEFVAARAQVDKTTLNALALPIDSWRLVFIDGEFSAELSDAEWGPYQVDINARNHDEFPVAIQPEVFLHLTESLAVERTLIRLAAGVQAEKPLYLLHISSGQAQASSLNTVHHRHHLHIERGACAQIIEHYVSLDEQAHFTGARLTINAGENSQIGHIKLAFEAAASYHFAHNDLVLARDARVRSQSFLLGAGLTRHNTSAQLNGEGTNLVMNSLIMPIGSEVCDTRTYLEHNQGFGESRQLHKTIVNDRAKAVFNGMIKVSPDALKTDGQMTNNNLLLGRLAEVDTKPQLEIYADDVKCSHGATIGRIDEEQLFYLRSRGIGQHDAQQMIIFAFAAELTEAIADESLRDVILQRIAQRLPNAQADLVKAEL
- the sufC gene encoding Fe-S cluster assembly ATPase SufC encodes the protein MLSIENLKVSVEGKEIIKGLNLTVKPGEVHAIMGPNGSGKSTLSATLAGREEYEVTDGSVSFKGKDLLELDPEDRAGEGIFMAFQYPVEIPGVSNQFFLQTAVNAVRKYRELEPLDRFDFADFIEDKIKLLNMPADLLTRSVNVGFSGGEKKRNDILQMAALEPDLCILDETDSGLDIDALKVVANGVNSLRDQKRSFIIVTHYQRILDYIKPDYVHVLYQGRIVKSGDFSLVKQLEEQGYGWLTDQQ
- the sufB gene encoding Fe-S cluster assembly protein SufB, encoding MARSTVEVPDDVQIWMGDVSYKEGFFTELATDQLAHGINEEVVRAISAKRNEPEWMLEFRLNAYRAWLEMEEPHWLKAKYESLNYQDYSYYSAPSCGQCDDSCGSQPGATQQSGIAEVNNYLTSEVEKAFNQLGVPVREGKSVAVDAIFDSVSVATTYRHELAEQGIIFCSFSEAIQEHPDLVRQYLGSVVPSNDNFFAALNAAVASDGTFVYVPKGVRCPMELSTYFRINAAKTGQFERTILIADDDSYVSYIEGCSAPVRDSYQLHAAVVEVIVNKNAEVKYSTVQNWFAGKEAEGGILNFVTKRALCAGENSKMSWTQSETGSAITWKYPSVILRGDNSVGEFFSVALTNGRQQADTGTKMIHIGKNTRSTIISKGISAGHSENTYRGLVKIMPSATNARNFTQCDSMLIGSNCGAHTFPYVEVRNNTAQLEHEATTSKIGEDQLFYCLQRGISEDDAISMIVNGFCKDVFSELPLEFAVEAQKLLAISLEHSVG
- the sufS gene encoding cysteine desulfurase SufS; translation: MSYPIERVRADFPLLSTEVNGQPLAYLDSAASAQKPQAVIDRELAFYQHEYAAVHRGIHTLSAQATSAMEAVREQVAAFINAASAEEIVFVRGSTEAINLVANSYGRTFLAPGDNLIITEMEHHANIVPWQMLAQARDIEIRVLPMTSDGTLDLSKLPALLDERTRLLAVTQISNVLGTLNPVKEIIAQAKAAGAVVLVDGAQAIMHQPVDVQALDCDFYVFSGHKIYGPSGIGVLYGKSALLQAMPPWEGGGAMIREVSLLNGTTYADAPWRFEAGSPNTAGIMGLGAALSYVSELGREAIQRYETSLMSYALEALSQVPDLTLYGPAERHGVIAFNLGQHHAYDVGSFLDQYGIAIRTGHHCAMPLMEHYRVSSMCRASLAVYTTREEIDRLVAGLQRVHRLLGN